TCTGGGTGGACGCCAGTCCCATGTTCTCGTAGGCCTGGTTGACGATCAACTTCTGTGCCTGTAACTGCGACAACGGGATTCGCGCCAGCTCGGCGGCGATCTCGGCGACCCGCGCCTCGAGCCGTTCGAAGGGCACCGCCTCGTTGATCAGCTCGACCTCGGCGGCCTGGACACCGGTCAACGGCCGGCCGGTCAGCGCGTGCCATTTGACCTTGGCCAAGCTCAGCCGGTACAGCCACATCCCGGTCAGATAGGCCCCCCACATGCGGCTGTACGGGGTGCCGATCACGGCGTCGTTGCTGGCGATCACGATGTCGGCGCACAACGCATAGTCGCTGGCGCCGCCCACGCACCAACCGTGCACCTGCGCGATCACCGGCTTCGACGCCCGCCAGATCGCCATGAACTTCTGGGTGGGGCCCGTCTCGCGGGCGCTGACCATCGCGAAATCCTTACCCGGATCCCACGTGCCGGCGGTCATCATGGCCTCACCCCAGTGCTGGAAGCCACCGCCGAAGTCGTAACCACCGGAGAAGGCACGTCCGGCGCCGCGCAGCACGATGACCTTGATGTCTCGGTCACGCTCGGCCAGCCCCACCGCCGCCTCGATCTCGTCGGGCATCGGCGGAACGATGGTGTTGAGGTGTTCCGGGCGATTCAACGTGATGGTGGCGACCGGCCCGGCCGTGGAGTAGAGCAGCGTTTCGAAGTCGGGCACAGGGCGGGGAACAGGCCGGGCATCGGGCCGGGAAAAAGACATAGCCGAAGCGAAGCCGCTGAGGGACTTCAATGTCAAGCGCTCGTCATTGCGAGGCGCACGGGACGCCTTGCGCTTCTTACGCTTCCATGTCGCGCCCGGATCGCCATGTGAGCAGCCAACGGATCAGCAGGGCGACGACAAGGACGGCCGACGCTGCCCACACGTACTTCTCGTACCGCTGGAAATCCGCGTAGATCGCCCCGATGTGATCACCGGCCAGACCAACACCCACAGAGTGACCCACGCGGCGCCCCCCAGCGCGTTGAACGCCAGAAAACGCCACCAACCCGTGTGGGCTGCCCCGGCAACGACACCGTTGGCCCGGCGGAGCCCGTCGATGAACCGCGCGCCGGCCACGAAGATGGCGCCGCGCCTGGCGAAGAAACGCTCGGTGGCGGCCACCCGCACCCTGCACTCCGACCAGGACGATGATCGCCGCGTAACCGTCACGGTCCACGACGGGTGCAAGCGAGTGAAGTACACCGGGCAGTTGCGCAGCCATGACAACCGGGGTCCCCAAAGATGCGTGGCGTTAGACGTCGCGACCGCGACCATCCGCCATCGCGGCTGCCCTGGCGACCGGGCTACCGGCCGCCGCCCAGCATCCGGTGCAGGAAGGAGTAACTCAACGCCGACTTGAAGGCCAGCTGCTCGTTGTCGGCCGCGCCGGCGTGTCCGCCCTCGATGTTCTCGTAGTACCAGACTTGATGGCCCGCGGCCTCCAGGGCGGCGGTCATCTTGCGGGCGTGGCCCGGGTGGACGCGGTCGTCGCGGGTGGAGGTGGTGATGAGCACCGGCGGGTACTTCCGGTCCGCTGAAATATTTTGGTAAGGCGAGTATTCGGAGATGAATTTCCAGTCGTCGGGGTTGTCGGGGTCGCCGTATTCCGCCATCCAGGAGGCTCCGGCCAGCAGCAGGTGATAGCGCTTCATGTCCAGCAGCGGCACATCGCAGACCAGCGCGCCGAACTTCTCCGGGTACTTGGTCAGCATGATGCCCGTCAGCAGCCCGCCGTTGCTGCCGC
The nucleotide sequence above comes from Mycobacterium pseudokansasii. Encoded proteins:
- a CDS encoding crotonase/enoyl-CoA hydratase family protein; amino-acid sequence: MSFSRPDARPVPRPVPDFETLLYSTAGPVATITLNRPEHLNTIVPPMPDEIEAAVGLAERDRDIKVIVLRGAGRAFSGGYDFGGGFQHWGEAMMTAGTWDPGKDFAMVSARETGPTQKFMAIWRASKPVIAQVHGWCVGGASDYALCADIVIASNDAVIGTPYSRMWGAYLTGMWLYRLSLAKVKWHALTGRPLTGVQAAEVELINEAVPFERLEARVAEIAAELARIPLSQLQAQKLIVNQAYENMGLASTQTLGGILDGLMRNTPDALEFIKTAETQGVRAAIERRDGPFGDYSQAPPELRPDPNHVIIPDGNA